The Nicotiana sylvestris chromosome 6, ASM39365v2, whole genome shotgun sequence genomic sequence ATGAAGCTTAACTTCCTCCAGTTTTTTAAACTTCACACAATCGCACTTgacacaagggcacctaattactccttcacttTGGTATGATGGAAGTGACATTGCAtatctaataaagtcatcaaccccttctacaaaatcctcctgcaatccccgccgattaggataattcctattgtatatccaagtacgatgttccatctatacaaataaaacaagaataaattaatttattttacaattataaattaattaaatctttTTTAGTTATTTaagataattaatttttaataattACACCCAAGAGGTTCAACAATTATCCCTTAAAATTCAACCATTACCCCcttaaaagtttaattcatatcctaaaagttcaacccATATCCTAAACAATTCAATTAATACCCCAAGCAATTCAATTAACCTCACACAACATAAGCTCTATCCGAAAATTTCAACATTTACCCCTAAAAATTCGattcataccctaaaagttcaattcacaagaacaaatccTAAAAATACAATTCAATTCAATTCAATTCAATTCACTTTTAACATGACCTACCCTAGATTTCAATAAAACTCAAATTTAAACAATCAATTTAAACAATAATTAACTAATTCATAACGaaataacaaaatattaaaaTTATACAAACAATGTAAGTTCAAATCAAAACCTGAAATTTGTAGGAAGTGGCGGGGGAGCGGCAGTGGAGGGCGTAGCAACTGGCAGCGGGGGGGAGCAGCTAGGCAGTAGCGATACGGGGTGGGGAATGAGATTtgtgtgaggaaaatagagaagGAGAGGGGAAGGTATTGAGTGGGAGTTAAGGGAATTTTGAGGGAGAAAATTTTGAGAAGAGAGTGAGAAAAATAAGGGGAAAATCCCGTATTTGGGATCTGGAATTAGAattaccgaccaacgttggtcagTACACTAAGTGGTCGAGCGTTAATTGTGTTTGACCATttaacgaccaactttggtcgttttTTTAAAGACTAaattattttttgtgtttttatttttttaaaatattataaactataaaaaattattataaactATAAGTATTTATTTTATTCACATATATATTTACTATAATTAATTATAAACTATATCAGCATAATCATTATAATAATTATATTAACTAATTACTATTAATAAATTATAAACATATAGTTTATTCACACATATATATAATTAATCAATCATAATAAAAAATAAAGGTATATATATCAGACGTTTATTTTATTTGAATTCCACATTTCGTCTTATATATTCATTCGTTTTATAACTAATTACAAATCACATAGATTAGTAAATATTGGTCAAGACGTTTTACCTTTTGTATTCATCTATCtaaattttgtttttaatatttatCGATGTATATAAataagttataagtcgatgaatcaatttacaaatagatatatttgatgataaattatatatactaattaggatcttcacaagtGATCTATCCCTAAAATAAACCAATCGACCCTGTGTTCCTAGCGCTTCGTGTTctttatatatatagacacacacatacacatagagacacttcattgtaatactttaacaatatatataacatgttatagtatatgttagtgtatgtatatatataacacacacacttcgttgtgctactttaactacatatatagcatgttataatATAGTtagtgtattcattatttgtattacaaaagagttaacggattacatttatattatttagatagtaaatattaATGCGATTCAAATTAAAAGTTTGACCATGTTTGACCTATTAATTTAACTCGTTTACTTAATACTAATAATTCTTCTATTTTccattcattcatcactaataATGCATGACATAGATTAATCGATATAGGTCAAGACGTTTTGTTTTTACTATTAATAAATATAGGtcaaacattttatttttaatattcaatgatgcatctaagtaagttataagtcgatgaaattatatatacaaatagatatatttgatgataaattatatatactaattaggatcttcacaaATTTGTGATTCataattttgaccaatgttgacctaATAACTGACCTACTTTGGTAGGTTATTTTCCAAAGATTAAaatataccgaccaaagttggtcggtaaatgcTTCCCCTGCATTaaccgaccaatgttggtcggtaaatttaaataaaattctttaaattttataaaccattttaaataataatataactattaaaatttaaaaaattgggTCTACATTACCGaacaaagttggtcggtaatgtgAAAGTTTCTTTGACTAAGCAAGTCTAACCAGCTCGAACTTGTTGACCAATTTacccaaccaactttggtcggtattttttttaaaataaatgtaaaatatttttttttcctgTTTTCGTTCAAGCTGGACggattttggtcgctttttttgaCCGACCAACGATGATCGGAAAATTTTGGTCGGTTTTTTCCATATTTCTAGTAGTGCACCGACTCTCGACCCTTTATAACCCATCTTGATCGTCACAATACTGCTCCAAATAATTTATGAACTGAATTTTTGTGTACTTGAGTTTGTTTTAGTATTATGAGGTCAATGTGAAGCTTTTGCGTAGCTATTGGTGATATGAGAAGGATGGATGATAGAGTTGAGTCGGAGTTCCGACAGAGGTTGAAATTAAACTTGGGGTGCAACTGATCATTGTTTAAGTATTTGGGTTGATTTGCCTAATCCTTAAAAGCAGAACAACTAACTCACTTAAGTTTTAAACTTATGGGCACACATCAAACACATAGTTCAAGTTAAAAATCTCTTTATCACAAATTCATCATTCATGGccctcaacaacaacaacaataataatctagtataatcccacttagtggggtctgggtagggtagtgtgtacgcagaccttacccctaccctagggtagagagactgtttccaaaatagacccccgacatccttccctccaaaaacTTTTCACCTtgttcttggggagactcaaactcacaacctctcggttggaagtgggggttgcttaccatcagagctaAGCAAtattatgaacactcattcaaAAACAACAGCTAAGCAATACTATGAACAAGAACAATATGCAAATCAAATCTATATGCAAGTcacttttaataatttttaaccATGTAATTAGTGACAAGTTCCAAAAAATATTGTGTCATGAACCTATAGACTCgtgtttcattttcattttctactTTAACTTATAACTTTTGAAATACATAGAGTCGTGTTTGAATATTGTACAAAACTCTATTTATCATAATATATCCCTTGAACTAGCTAAGAAACTCAATGAAATATTATATATTCCAATAAAATACTAACATACTAGCTCATAGAATTTGTAAATTAAGGGGCAACTAACGGGATTATATTGCACGATTATCTTCCAACAACTTAGAATTGGTTCGATTTCTTAAATCACAAAACTATTCTTTAAGAAAATTTACATTCCAATAATCATGGCACAACAAACAGAAACTTTATAAGGAGGGGACACAATTTTCCCCCcaaaatccaatatatataataCACCAACAAGTAATTAATTAAGTATGCTGTTTCTTCAATATCTATACATAGTTTAGAGCTAATTAATGTAACTAATTGTATAGTAACTCTAGTAATCCATTGTGTACACATAGAAGtcgtttaattaattattacttTCCATAACTCCAAAAGTCCATCTCTCCACGCAGCGGAAGGTGattattgatttgattcataGAAGATGATGCAACATTTGCTACCTCCAAACCAGACTCACCTGATGAGAAGTCATGAGGATGATGATTATATCCCAATGACATGAAGTTTTGTGCTAActgaatattattattattatgtgaaTTATACTCATGTTGTGGAAAAGTAGCAGCAACTGCAGTAGGAATATGGGAATAGTTTAAGCTATGGTCAtggctgtgttgttggtgttgtaGTAGATATGGGCTATCTTTGTGTGTGATCAAGGTTGTTCGAGGTTGGTGGATTGAGGTGCTGCTGTTTAGTAGATGATCTGAGCCTGTGTCAGTTGTACCTTCATTTGCAATTACTTTGAATAGGTTCTTCTTCTTGAAAACCCTACAAATCACCCACCCATCCTCCTGCACATTTTAAAAAAAGGATATTTAATTTACACAAATAGTCAGCTAGATTCAACGTTTATTTTTTCTAgtcggtatatatataaattatataggaatacaggggtatatatatatatatatatagtataatttcaccgactatttttagtttaagcggtTGGGTGGAtgactatttaggttaattcttttTAAAAACAATCGTAATAAGTCGGAAGAACTTCTCTAGCTTTTATGTTCCATGCAGTAACAtgtaaaaaatatttatacaatTATATCACttaaaattaattataaaaacaacaataacaacaacaacaacccagtataatctcacttaaTGAGGTCTGAGAAAAGTacgtagtgtgtacgcagaccttaatTATAAAAACACAATTTACTAATTAAGTATTGATTGATAATccataataaaataaattatcagTCTATATAACTTAATTAAAGTCTTCCTATATTGTTTCATTTATTAGCCTCTATTGCGCCGTTCAAGGATTCAGCTGAATCGTAATTATGGATAACAAATTCCTAAGCAAGCAAGCTGGAAATTCTCCTGATAGTCAAAGATTTTGTGGTAAAAAGTCAATCGTCAAGATATTCACTAATTAATTGAATCGTTATTAGTACTATCATTTAAATACTTTGACTTTCATACACATGATTGCATGCATGCAATTGACTATGCAAGACTTCAACCAGCTGGTCTTTCTTCAATCTATGCATGTACGCCACATGTAGAGGTGACAAAAtggttcaaaaaaaaataattattcacTCATATATCTATTACAAAATTAGTTGTATAACAAACTTTTtaaaatgggtcaaatatgggtaagaaccatattatccacctAAAAAATGGttaaccaatggataactaatgtgtttaacttttacatttgtaaagcctcaaattgggggtttctCAAGTTTGGGAGACAAAGAATTCTCTCATAAGTCATGGATATTCATATTATCCATCGGATAACCCATTTTTATCCGTCTTAATTAAATACGGGTTgagtcggataatttatccgttttttgaATTACCCATTTTCGACTCACTCAGTTCCGACTCGATCCGATCCGACCGTTTGCCACCCCTAGCCACATCTATGCTTGTTTTAGTCATCTTATCTTTTTactttatttaaaagaaaaatcttttaTTTGTGATCCCTTGAATAGGGACTAGAGGGGGGCTAGGATTTTGAGTTTTAAGGATTTTGGATTGAGTtttaaataaattatttataatatatataatgtCATGAGTTTTTAACACGATACTAAAGCTATTGAATTCGGCGAACCCATAAGCAGAACATGAAGCAACTTACACTTGAATTTTCGTCGGAATCTTCAAGCCTATACTCATGCATAATCCAATCAGTCTTTTGGCCATGTGGAGCTCTTCCTCTGTAAAACACTAAGGTTTTCCTCATACCAATCTTCTTGAATGTGTTTCTTATGCATTTATCCCTGCCTGTTGCCTTCCAAAATCCAGCATTTGTTGCTCGGTTTGTTCTTGAACCTGTGGGATACTTCCTATCCTTGTGACTGAAAAAGTACCACTCATTCTGCGGTGTTGATCCAATCTTGCACCTCTCTGTACATGAAACATCGCATGATTTTCTTAAACTTAATTTCCCACTAATTACGTGCATCAGTCATCAGCACAATAATAACTAAGAAATCCTGAATTGTTACTACAACAGCTATATATTATGCCCAAGTAGGAGTAGTATAAGAGTGATCTCTCCTTGAATTAATATGTCCTTATAAAACTAATCTACAGAAGGAATATTGGTGTTTAATAGATCAAATGATCATATACTTATATATAACGTGATGTGGCGTAGCTAAATTTTATCTTACTGAAATAAAGTTTACACTTTTCAGCGAGTGTAAAAAGATCTTAAATTCATGTTACTCTTACATATcaaaaacaaataattaaaaacataTATGTTCGTCTAAAAGTTTAAGCAGTTAGACAAATCACTTTTTTACTTAATTTCACTATGTCTCTATCAGAAAACAATTATACTATATATGTCTCAACACAACGAAATACAacggcggatccaggatttaaactcTACGGATTCagcttagctttaagatttttaGCATTTACgcgttatatttttaaaattatgggttcaaaTCTACTACGTATTTGTTATAATTCAGTAAAGTAATTTTAAGCATAAATTTATGTTCCGCATCAAAAATTATAGGTTCAGTTGAACCCATCACATATATGTTATATACGCCCTGGCAAAATATGTTTCTCGTTGATAACCAAAGTAGTAAAATCTGATGAGAGTAGCTCTAAAATCTCTAAATATAccaacactatatatatatatatatatatatatatatatatatatatatatatatatatatatatatatatatacgtatattgCAATTCCCAGGGCTCCATCTTATTCAAGTCGACTTCTCTGATTACCTCCATATCGAACTTATGAAATGAAAGTTTCTTCTTCAAGTAGTAATGAAGAAGCTCTTCGTCTGTTGGATGAAACCTAAACCCCGGCGGAACACCACCACCGCCACCACCACCGCCACCACCTGATGAAGCCATATATGCTAAACTGTACTCCGATCCTTAATTGCGGCTACAGTTGACCCCAAAATATTAAACGGACGATCTCTTAATTTGCACTCTCTCGCTGtagctttctttctttatttgattGAGATGagctcttatatatatatatatatatatatatatatatatatatatcctctttgTCTCAACTATCAACTAGGTATTGTGCGGAGAGAAAGTTGACGGCCGATGACGCCGCCGGCGCTAACTCTTAAAGCTAAAGTAAATTGCAAGTTACAATAGCACGTACTGAGACTCAAATATTTAAGATGGTTCAACCCTATTCCTGTAAGCCCTTTCTCTATACGCACGCGCATATGAGaggttgaattcactactaaaaaAATATGATTTAACGACGGCCAAATTCTGTAGCTAAACAGAATAATTCGTTGCCAACCTCATTTAGCGACGGATTAGCGACAGATTATTAAGAAATTCTGCTAGCTACGGGGCAAtttagcgacagattagcgacgacgttcgtagctaatttcagttttttttagTGATTATGGACACATTAATTTACCGGTTTAAGTTGTATACACTGTGGAATATGTTTAAACAATCAGGTTATCTATTTTTGTTGTAGCATGTAACTTAGCttgttttattttcaaaattacaaatttcatatttt encodes the following:
- the LOC104213950 gene encoding protein BEARSKIN2-like, which gives rise to MASSGGGGGGGGGGVPPGFRFHPTDEELLHYYLKKKLSFHKFDMEVIREVDLNKMEPWELQERCKIGSTPQNEWYFFSHKDRKYPTGSRTNRATNAGFWKATGRDKCIRNTFKKIGMRKTLVFYRGRAPHGQKTDWIMHEYRLEDSDENSSEDGWVICRVFKKKNLFKVIANEGTTDTGSDHLLNSSTSIHQPRTTLITHKDSPYLLQHQQHSHDHSLNYSHIPTAVAATFPQHEYNSHNNNNIQLAQNFMSLGYNHHPHDFSSGESGLEVANVASSSMNQINNHLPLRGEMDFWSYGK